The genomic window ACCGACCGTTGGGAGGCGCGGGCCAGCATGCCTAAAGCGCTCAGCCATACCACCAACTCCACCTTCATCCTCAATGGGCGCATCGTGGTGGCGGGCGGCGAAACGGCCCACAATCAGGCCACCAGCGCGGTCACCGCCTACGATCCGCTCAGCAACACCTGGACCGCTCTGACCCCCCTGCCCGAGCTGCGGGTGTCGGGCGTTGCGGCACCGCTGGGCGACGGCTTTGTCTTCACTGGCGGCAATCTGCCGAACGGTGGAGGAACCCAGGCCAACGGCTGGCGGGCCAGCCCGGCGTCGGTCAGCCCAGTGTCCGTCCCCTGAACTCCCGGCACACCTCGTCCCACCGCCCTGGACCCCGTGGTCCAATCTAGAAAAGGAAAAACGCATGATGCAGAGCCGCCCACCCCGTTCCGATACCACTTCCAGCGACCTCGAGCTTCCGCAGGTGGCCCGTCTGCTGCGCCGCGCCGCCCTCCCTGTGCTGGGGATCGCCGCGCTGGCCGGGGTGGGCGGCTACCTGCTGTCCAATCTTCAGCCCAAGGTGTACACGGCCACCAGCAGCCTGTTTACCGAGCAGGTCGGCGGCGGTAGCAACGCGCTGAACGACAGCATGTTGCGGCCCTCGCCCCTGCCGCGCGGCGGCCTGCAGCAGGCCCTGCACAGCCCGGCGGTGGTCAAGCTGGTGGTCAACCGCCTGCGCGCCTCCGAGATCGCGCCCGCCACGATCAACAAGGTGCAGCGTGAACTGCAGGCCGAGCTGAGCACCGGCGGCTTCAAAAAATTAAAGGTGGAGCTTGACCCCAACAGTCCCAGTAACAGCAGCACCGGCAACGTCTACATCCTCAGCGCCCGCGCCGACTCCCCGGAACTGGCGCGCACCCTGGCCAACGCCAGCGTTGCTGCGCTGCAACTGTGGGACATTCAGCGGGCCCAGCGCCGCCTGGAACAGGCCCGCGCCGCGCTGAAACTGCAGCTTGACGTGCTGGACCGCAGCGCGCAGGACGGCGGCCTGAGCACCGATGACGTCAACCGGCAGGCCCGCGCGGCCATTGCCCGTGACCTGGCCGTGATCGGGGCCTCGCGCCAGAGCGTGGCGGGAACCCTGGATGTCATCGCTGAGGCGGTGGACCCCGCCGGGCCGACGAGCCCACGGCCCAAGCGCACGGCGGCGCTGTCGGCCCTGCTGGCGCTGCTGTTCGCGGGCGGCGGCGCGGTGCTGCTGGGAAGCCGCCGCGCCCTGGTGGACACACGCGACAGTGACCCCGACGACGCCTCGGCGCTGTACCGCCGGGAAACCAGCGACGCCCGCAACGTCACCTCCACTGTGCCGCAGCGCTAACCCCTTTCTTCAGGCGGCGTCACCCAACTGTTCACGGGTTGGGTGACGCCACTTTGTGCTGAGAACGTGCGTCAGGAGCCATGAAGTGGCCTACCCAGCGTGGCCGGACTGCCGGTAGCAGACTGCTCGATCCACAACTCCCCCCTCCGCTAAACGTTTGATGATGCGACTTCAGGGCGAGCGCTGACATACTTCTTATCAGGGGGGGAGGGGGGCAATGTCCAGCCGTGAACCTGGGTCTCCAACTGTCAGCCTAGTGGTTGGAAATGTTCCATCTGCCTGTCCTGAGCGGCTGGGATGCGTGAGTGGCCTGCAATTTACTTCTCGTTAGCGCCCCGCCGGCTAAGTTCGCGCTATGCAGCCTGATTGGGTCCAACCGGGCTTATGCTCAGGGGCGACGCCGGGGCCGCAGGCGGTGGGCTGACCGAGCATCCAGCTGACTGTGGACGCCACACTGATCGACCTGCTCACCCGTCCGGGCACCCGCTTTACGGTTCCACCCTCTCCCTTACTGCGAGCTGTCCATTCCGTTCCACCCGTCACTGCCGCGCCCCGCTCCAGCAGCCCTTTCGCCCCCCGTCCTCCGAGGAGATCTGAACATGTCACACACCCCCACCCTGCACACCCCCATGAAAGTCGCCGTTGTGGGCACTGGTTACGTCGGCCTGGGCACCGCTGCCCTGCTCGCCTACTTCGGCCATCAGGTCATGGGCCTGGACATCGATCAGGGCAAGGTTGACATGCTGCAGCGTGGGGAACTTCCGATCTATGAACCGGGACTGGGTGAACTGATGGCCGAGTGCGGAGACCGGCTGCACTGGACCACCGACTACTCGGCGGCCATTCCGGGTGCGGACGTGATCTTTATCTGCGTGGGCACCCCGCCGCTGCCCGGCGGACAGCCGGACCTGCGGTACCTGGCGGCGGCGGCGCAGGACGTGGCCCGTCACCTGAACGGCAAGATGCAGGTCGTGGTGAACAAGAGCACGGTGCCGGTGGGCACCGGGGACTGGGTGGCGCGCATCATCGAGGACCACGCCCCGGACTACAAGGCGCACCAGTACAACGTGGTCAGCAACCCCGAGTTCCTGCGTGAGGGTACGGCGCTGTTCGACAGCCTGTACCCGGACCGGCTGGTGCTGGGCGGGAATGACGGCGCGGGGGTGGCGCGGCTGCTGGAGCTGTACGCTCCGCTGATCGAGCAGGACTTCGT from Deinococcus aerolatus includes these protein-coding regions:
- a CDS encoding GumC domain-containing protein, with the translated sequence MMQSRPPRSDTTSSDLELPQVARLLRRAALPVLGIAALAGVGGYLLSNLQPKVYTATSSLFTEQVGGGSNALNDSMLRPSPLPRGGLQQALHSPAVVKLVVNRLRASEIAPATINKVQRELQAELSTGGFKKLKVELDPNSPSNSSTGNVYILSARADSPELARTLANASVAALQLWDIQRAQRRLEQARAALKLQLDVLDRSAQDGGLSTDDVNRQARAAIARDLAVIGASRQSVAGTLDVIAEAVDPAGPTSPRPKRTAALSALLALLFAGGGAVLLGSRRALVDTRDSDPDDASALYRRETSDARNVTSTVPQR